One genomic window of Quercus robur chromosome 6, dhQueRobu3.1, whole genome shotgun sequence includes the following:
- the LOC126690344 gene encoding uncharacterized protein LOC126690344 gives MEPEECNCAWEEDCGPEEQLDIPARTDICVSRWKPPPDPVFKLNFDVAIFSELNVSGVGVIIRNCKGEVMAAMTAKGPPVGGSEEAEILACRRALEFAIDAGFTDLIVEGDNAAVMSLLSSSGADLSRLGHIILDIQCLANGIRWVCFSHVKRGANSVAHVLARHAKNVTEEIVWLKDTPPPASEALYYDSLYLNE, from the exons ATGGAACCAGAGGAATGCAATTGTGCATGGGAAGAAGATTGTGGACCCGAG GAACAATTGGATATTCCAGCTCGAACAGATATTTGTGTAAGCAGATGGAAACCGCCACCGGACCCTGTTTTCAAGCTGAATTTTGACGTGGCCATATTCTCGGAACTAAACGTGTCTGGGGTTGGTGTTATAATCCGGAATTGCAAGGGGGAGGTAATGGCAGCAATGACTGCAAAAGGTCCACCGGTTGGAGGCAGTGAAGAGGCAGAAATCTTAGCTTGTCGAAGAGCGCTGGAGTTCGCCATTGACGCTGGCTTTACAGACTTGATTGTGGAAGGGGATAATGCTGCTGTAATGTCTTTACTTTCATCATCTGGAGCTGATCTGTCTCGGCTTGGGCATATTATACTGGATATTCAATGTTTGGCCAACGGGATTAGATGGGTTTGTTTTAGTCATGTTAAGCGAGGTGCAAATTCGGTGGCACATGTATTAGCCAGACATGCGAAAAATGTAACTGAAGAAATAGTCTGGTTGAAGGATACTCCCCCACCAGCTAGTGAGGCATTGTACTATGATTCCTTATACTTGAATGAGTAA